Below is a genomic region from bacterium.
TTCCCTCCTTACTTTCCCTCCACTGCCTTGTCCACGAGCTTGTTGATGCCGTTCAGGTAAGCGCGGACGCTGGCTTCGATGATATCCGTGGATGATCCGTGTCCCAGGACCTTTTTCCCATCTTTGGATATACTGACCAGCACCTCGGCCATAGCCGCTGCTCCGGAGGTAACGGCATGGACGGAATAGTCTTCAAGTTTAACCGGGAAATTAATGGCTTTATCGATCGCCTTGTATGCAGCATCTACAGGACCATCACCCAGGGCGGATTCCATAACAATAGTCTCTTCCGCCCCATCTTCCTGTTTTTTAATTTTCACGGTCGCGGTAGGAATTGCATGGGTTCCATTTATAACCTGTAAGAAGGCCAGGGTGTATTTTTCAGGCATATTGGGGATCTCGTTCTCCATGATCGAGACCAGATCCTCGTCGTAAATCATCTGCTTTCTGTCGGCAACCTCCATGAATCTCCCATAAACCTTTTCCAGCCTCTCCTGGGAGAATGGCGGATACCCTAATTCCTTGAGCCGGTGTTTCAGTCCGTGCCTTCCCGTTCTGGCGGTCAGAATGACCCGGCTCTGGGGAAAGCCGATATCTTCAGGATTAATGGTTTCGTAGGAAAGACGCTCCCTGAGCGCTCCATTGATGTGAACTCCGAAATTGCTGGCCAGTGCATTACTCCCCACAATCGGTTTGTTGCGGGGCACCATGATGCCGAAAATATGCGCCATCGTGCGGCTGGTTCTGTACAGCTCTTTGGTTTGTATCTGAAGCTGAAAACGGAAGTAATCCTTTCTGGTCATGATTCCCAGCACTACTTCTTCCAGAGAAGCATTCCCGGCCCGCGGACCAATGCCATTGATTGAACATTCCACCTGACGGGCACCGCTGATGAGTCCAGCCAGGCTGTTTGCCACGGCCAGTCCAAGATCGTTATGGCAATGGACACTGATAACGGCCTGGTTGATATTTGGAACTCTTTCCCTGATGCTGGCTATCAGGTCGCCATATGCCTGGGGGATGGCATAGCCGATAGTATCGGGAATGTTGACGGTCGCAGCCCCGGCCTCGATTACTGCCTGCAGAATGGTAAACAAAAACTCCTGGTCAGCGCGGGTGGCATCTTCAGCATAAAATGCCACATCTTCCGTGTGCTGTCTGGCATGTTTTACTGCCTCGACAGCTATCTTCAGGACTTCGTCTTTGCTCTTGTTCAGCTTCCGTTCGATATGAATGTCGGAAACCCCGATGCCAGTATGTATCCGCTTTTTCCTGGCGGCAGCCAGTGCCTGACCGCAACGGTCGATGTCTTCAGGCACGGCACGGCTGAGGCCGCAGATAATCGGACCTTCGATTTCCTGAGAGATCAGTCGAACCGACTCGAAATCCAGGGGAGATGATGCGGGTGAACCCACTTCGAGAATGTCCACTTTCAGTCGGGAAAGTTGCCTGGCTGCGTCCAGTTTTTCTGAAGGAACCAAGTAGTTTCCAGTTGCCTGCTCCCCATCTCTCAACGTCGTATCTAAGATAAATATCTTTTCCTTCTGGTCTTTCGCGTCCATAGTTTAGATCCCCTTGGTTTTTAATTTACCCGGCTTTTTTGTAAAAAAGAACAACTTTCTACATCTCTGAGGACAATAATCGAGTACATCATGTAGCTTACATTGCATGCTAAGGGCTCATAAGAAAATAATACAATGTGTTAGTTTTGTCAAACTAAAACTAACAAAAAATGTCATACCTTCTTATGTTTTTTAGGGGAAGGGTATAATAATATTAAAATATTTAAATAAATAAAATTTACGCTATCGTCCATACAACAGGCCGGTCATCGGCAACAAGAGAAATGATGTGATTTTGGTACCAATAGTGCTCAATATTCCAGATTCGATGTTCATAATGCAACGTAAGATGTCTCTCGTCCGGGATAGCAGCTACCTTACAGACCCGCAAATCCCTGAGTCCCGCTCCCGTAGCTTTCGTCGCTGCCTCTTTGGCTGTCCAGTAGCGAAAAAACAGGTTCCAGTCGGCATCTGGAGAAAGCCGCCATTCATCGGCAGTCGCCAGGCTGGCGAAAAGGTCCTTGTGCCTGCGGGGCAGAAACTCCTCCACATCAATGCCGATTCTTTCCCCACTGACCACCGCGGCTACACAGCGGCTTTTGTGAGATAAAGACCAGTAGATACCATTGACAGGCAGAGGAGCACCCCGCTCATCCTTGGAAAGAGGCCCCAAGGTCACTCCGCTTTTTTGGGCACTGAGGGCCAGGGCCTGCCGGGCGGTTTTCCGGAGGAGATCGACTTTCTCCCGACCGGATAGCATATCCGGATCAGGATAGGAAACCGATAGAATGACGGGATACAGAGCTGGAATACCCACAAGGATTTAACCTGATGTTATCTTAATGATTATGGAAATCACGAAAGATTCCGAATGGCTTTTCGAACGATACTCTTGTCAAAATAGTTTATCGACATGCCTGCATCGACAACCAGGGTCTGGGCATTGATCCCACTTGACCGGCTGCTCAGGAGAAAGGCCACCACATTGGCCACCTCGCGGGTAGCCAGGGCTTTTTTTCGCAGAGTCAACTGTTCGGCAAAGAGATAGTAGTCGATATATTCAGGAATCCCGGCTGAAGCGGAGGTTTTCAGGAGCCCGGCGCCCACGGCATTGAATCTGATCCGGGAGAAGCTGCTGAATGATTTGGCCAGAAAGCAGATCGTGGAATCCAGGGCCGCTTTGATCGGTCCCATGTAGCCGTAACTTTCCGCAGCCATACGGGTGGTTGAAATGGACAATGTCACTACCGAAGCCTCCCGCTCCAGAAGAGAACTGAAGGTCCTGGCGATGTGAATCAAAGAATAGCAGGAAATATCCACTGCCTGTAAAAAGTCTTCTTTTATTGTCTCATGAAAGGGTTTTGCACCTGCGCTGTAATTGGCAAAGGCGATGGAGTGAACCAGACCGGCCAGGGTGGAATGGTCCCGCTTGATCTCATTAGCCAGCCGTTCGATATCTCCCTCTTTTTCCACATTACAGACATAGATCGGGCTGCCTGCCGGGAGGAATTTCCGGGCAATTTCCTGGATTTCACGGGTTTTAACCGCGTAGAGGACTTCAGCTCCGACCTCTTTCAGCACCTGGCCCACATGGAAGGCCACACTTTTGCGGTTGGCCACTCCGAATACCAGAATTTTCTTTCCTTCCAGGTCGAGAAAACTCATTCACTCTCTCCCTTGTCGTGAACCAATGTACAGGAAAACCTGGCGGTCACGACCGTCTTTCCCGAAACAGCCACCTTTCCTTTGAGAAAATACACACTGCCGAGAGTTTCGACCATTTCGACTTCAGTTTCCATCAAATCGTCGGGCTTGATCATGCTCCGGAATTTGGCATCCTGGATTCTGGTCAGCACCGGCACACCCTGGCCTGCGGCAGCGCCGGTTTTTTTGGCGATCAGAATGGCGCCGGTTTGAAAGATGGATTCACAGATCAAGACACCCGGCATTATAGGATTGCCAGGATAGTGGCCTTGAAAAAAGGGATCTTCAGGCCGCACCCTTTTTGTGGTCTTGATCCGGTCCTGAGAAAGCTCGCAAATGGTATCCACAAACAAAAAAGGATGGCGGTGGGGAATAGCCTGGTAAATCTCTTCGGAAATCATGGTTACAATCCTCCAGTCACTTCAAGAGTTGCTCCGGTAATGTAGGATGCCTCCTTTGAGGCCAGAAATAATACAGCCTGGGCCACTTCCCGGGGAGTACCGAAACGCTTCAGAGGTATCTCTTCCCGGTAAGCCCGCCGCCTTTCCTCCGAAAGGTCCTGAATGAATTCCGTATCAATGAATCCTGGAGAAACACAATTTACAGTAATACCCCGGGTAGCTACTTCTTTGGACAGCACCCTGGTCAGGGCTACCAGACCGGCCTTGGAGGCTGCGTAGTTGGCCTGACCGGCAAACCCGAACTTTCCGCTGGGAGAGGTAATGTTGATTATCCTTCCATACTGCTGGTTCATGAAATTGCGCACCGCAAATTTGCACATATGATAAGCGCCCGAAAGATTAACCTCAATCACCGCTTTCCAGTCGGATTCTTTCATCATGCCTAACACCGCATCCTTGCGGATTCCGGCATTGTTGACCAGCACCTGGAAGCTCTGGTATCTGGCCTCCAGATAGTGATAAAATTTCTCCACCTGGCCATAATCCGCCACATCCATCGACTGTAAGTCGATACTGGGAGAGAATTGCCGGTTCTCATCCAGAAATTGTCCGGCTGCGGCCTGATTGGCATGATAGATACCCACAATGCGTGCTCCGGAATGCAAAAAAGATTCAGCTATGCTCTTGCCGATCCCCCTCGTAGCACCGGAAATTACCACAATCTGTCCTGAAAAATCGAACATGTTCGCTCCATTTTACAAACTGCTCATATATTTATCCACATCATGGGCTGCAATCACTCCGTAATTGGCAGCGCCCAGCCAGCCGGACATGATTATGCCCACTGACCCGGTGTGGAACAAGCCGCTGATTTGGCGGGAAAGGTCCATACTTACTTTCAATCCTTCGAATTTGGTCCCGAAAGAGGAGCCCTTGACGTGAAGTGCATACCGCCGAAAGGTCATGGGAGTGGCTGCCTCCGCATGGTCGATCTTATCCCGGACTCCGGGCAGGTACTTTTCCAGACAGCGGATAGTAACTTCGATCAGTTCTTTCTTGGCAGCCTGATATTCCGCGCAAGACAGAGCCGCCCAGTCGTCGTAATGGGCATTGGTTGAAGCCACGATCGTAAACCGGTCGGAACCGGGCCGGATGGACGGGTAATAGAAGGAAAAGGTCCGGCTGGTGGTATGCCTGCTTCGAAGCTCTTTGGGATCAAATGTGGGGGATTCCGAGGTAAAGAGCAGATCCCCTGCATAATCGATGCTCTCTCCCTGCCTGATGCCGAGATATACCTGGCAACTGCTGTTATTGACCCTCACTTTCCGTACCTGTTCGACAAATCCCTGGCTAAAGTACTCATCTCCTACCAGATCATGGATAGTGGACAGCAGATTGGCATTGGATAATACGGCCTTGCAGCGAATGGTCTGTCCATTGTTTATCTTCACCGCAGCCACTTTCCGGTCTGTGACCAGGATCTTCTCGACCAGGCATTTCAACCCGATATCCACGCCGCTGCTTTCAAGCTCTGCCTGCATCTGCCTGATCAGCCGGTCTGTGCCGCCCTGGAAGGTAAATACTCCTTTACTCATGAAATTCGAAAACACAATACCATAGGTAATAGCCGGATCATCGAGGTCAGAGCCATTGGCATAGGTTATCGGCTCCATCAGCATGCGCATCACATCATCCCGTCCAGGGAAAAACTTCTCGAACAATTCCCTGGCGGTCATGGTCTGATCGTCATAAAAATCCATGTCCTGAACAGCCTGGAAAAACCCGCAAACCGCTTCTTCGCTGATGCCGAACCGCTCCTTGAGGATGCGGGTAAAATCCCCGGTATCGAAGGTCGTGGTGAGGGAAAACTGAGGGTTATCAAAGCGGATTTCCTTGAGCTGGACAATGGACCGGGCGATTTCCGGCGACCAGTACTTGCGGCAGGTTTTAATCATGCCGACCGGAAATCCATGCAGGGAAACATCGAAGATGTGTCCCCCCTTTCTGGTAAACCAGGTGGCCAGGCCGCCAAGCTTGCCATGCTGCTCCAGGAGCAGCACGGAATAGCCGCATCTGGCCAGGCGATGAGCGCCGGTAAGCCCGGCCAGGCCGCCGCCGATGACAATAACGTCGTATTCTGCCTTCTTACGATCGAGAGAATTTATGGCTCTATCCTCATCATGAAATCCTGGGTAGTCCGTGCCGATAATGTGACACGACGCAGAAACGTAATTATAGTATATCTGGTATAGCAAATCAAATAATTTCCCGTTGATATTGACATATTTATCATATTCTTATACAGTTAGAAGCAAGGGCTGGTGTTTTTGGCAATGATATGGCGAGGTTGCCGTGAGCAGAAACGAGTATTTACTCATCAAGTCGAAAGTCAATATTATCCGTGAGCTTCAGCGAAAGCGAAAGTATGCGGAGGCTGAGAAGGAGATACAGGATGCGCTTCAGGAGCACCCGGACAATGGGCTGCTGCTGAATTGCCTGGCCGAAGTATATGTGCGGCAAAGGAATTACCAGGAAGCCGGCCTCATCCTGGATCAGAGGCTGCGGTCCAATCCACGGGATTTTCAGGCCCTGGCCCTGACCGGAGAGCTTAAGGCCAGTCAGGGGCTTTACCAGGAGTCCCTGCCCTACTTCGAGCAGGCCCTTGGCCTGAAAGAGAGCAGCTACCTGTACTCACAGTTCGTGCGGGCACTGAACCAGGCCGGCCAGGAGGAAAAAGCCCTGAATGTGGTCAATACCGCCCTGGAAGCCTATCCTCTGGATGCTTACCTGCTGGAAGAGAAGGGGAAGATACTCAGGAAGCTGAAAAAGTTTACCGAAGCTGCCCAGGTGTACGAAAAGGTTCTCAAGGCTGATCCTGACGACTCCTTTGCCTACAAGGAATATATCCGGATCAAAACCTCCGGCAAAAAAAATGAAGAGCTCATCCAGGAACTGAAAGCCATTTTAAAGGTTCCCAGCCGGGCCGGGAATCCTCACCTGCACACCCTTCTCGGCGATACCTACAAGGCGGAGCGAAAATACGAGGAAGCCGCGGTGGCCTATCAGCAGGCACTGAAACTTTCGCCGGACAACAACTATGTGCTTGGGCACCTCGGCTTTTGCTACTCGAAACTGCAAAAGTATGCCGAAGCGCAGGATGCCCTGCACGCTCCTTTCATCCATGATCCCCTGAATGAATATGTGCGGTCAGCCATCATATCAGCCTACCGGCACACCGGCAATATCTCCGGCCTGATGGCAGTCCTTGAGGAAGCGCTTCAAAAACACCCGAAAGCCTACCCCCTGATCGGCATCCTGAAAAAGCTCCAGAAGGAGTATGAAGCGCAAGGAGGGGAGAATGAGGAGAGAAAAGATTAACGCCCCAAGCGCAAGTCCTGATCCTGATATCCTGAACGAAATCGTCAGGAGGATAGTTGCAGCAGTCCATCCGGTAAAGGTAGTGCTTTTCGGGTCCGCCAGCCGGGGACAGATGGGGCCGGACAGTGACCTGGATTTCCTGGTAGTGATGCCTGACGGTGTGCACCGCCGCCAGACAGCCCACACGATCTATCGCAGTCTTTCGGGCGTCGGTGTTGCCAAGGATATCGTGGTGGTAACGGAAAGCGACATCCGCAATTATGGGAATAATGCGTCTTTGGTAATATATCCGGCATTGAGAGAGGGAAAGGAGCTGTATCGTGCCACAGGATAGGCCTATACCAGGGTCGGCATCCGATTGGCTGGCTCGCGCAAAAGGGGATATGGCCCTCGCCAGGGGCCCTCTTCCGGAGGGTGCCTTTTTGGAAGATCTGTGCTTTCATGCGCAGCAGGCGGCGGAAAAAGCAACCAAGGCCCTCTACATCCATCACGGCATTGTTTTCCGCTACACTCATGATTTGGATGAGCTCTTCGCCGGTCTCAAGAAACGGGGAATAAGGATACCTGATGCAGTGGAAGATTCTATTCTGCTGACGGGTTACGCCTGGGAAGCCCGATATCCGGGAGTCACTGAGCCAGTTACCGAGGAAGAATACCGGAAAGCTGTTCGGCTGGCAGAGGAGGTCATCGTATGGGCTGAAAAGGAGTTGGTGGGGGCACGGGGGAGCAGCAACACCGCAGGCGGTTGAGCCAATACTCAATGCCTCAAAGCAGCCCAAACAGAGGGACCTAGGGTCCCTCTGGCATCAGGACCGTAACCCCGCCGGTTGGTTTGGGAAATTCAAAGCCCATCTCCAGGGAGGAAAAATAGGCACTCGAGGTGGCGATAGAAGCATGCGAGCAAAAGACTGCCCCGCTTTTATCAAGGCTGATAATGCCTTCATTGGTATCAGGCAGAGTTATGATCGAGCTTACAGCAGGCCGGAGGTTTCCCTCTGTTCCGGGTGGCGCTACGACTACCAGTAAGGATTTCAAGGGAAGAAACAGCATGATGCCTCGCTCACGCTTGAACTCATAGCCCGCGCCCAGGGTCAGATACAGATAGTTCCTGCTTGCGGAGACGACACTGTTGCATTTTATCACAGGCTTGACTTTCCGGTGGGAAAATTCTTCGATCCAGTCAGGAGGTGAAACAGGCAGGTTCTCTTCAGCAGCCGGGGCAAGATCGAGCTTCCAGGCGATTGCTCCCAGATTCCCGAAATCTTTGATTGCCGAAAGCGTGCTGCCACTTACGCAGTAGATTTTTCCATCCGGACCGACGGTTGGCGAGGCAGGCATATTGCCGACGTGGAGCCTCCAGATTCGTTCTCCCTCTTTGTCAAAAGCATGTAACGTTCCTGCTCCATCAAGCACATAGATATGCGATCCATCGGCCGAGATAACCGGGCTTGCTCCGCTGCCCGCAGTTACCCTTGTTTCAAAAGCCAGCCGCAACTTGCCGGGGAGGTTACTCTGGCCGGGGATAAAATCTATACCGTAAAACCTGCCCTGTACTGTATTGGGTCGCTCAGGAGACTTCACGGTACCAAGAATATAGATTCGACCATTGGACGGATTCACTACCGGAGTATTCGTGATTTTGAACCGGTAACCCATAAGGCCATTAAAGGCATCACTCACCGATATCGGGCCATCCTCATTCACCATCCCCTCCCATAATCCCCGGGGAGCGATGATCCTGTAAAATTCCCCCGGCGGCTGTCCGGGAAGCTCCAGGGGAGGTGCTGCCAGGTGACCGTCATCGGGGTCAAGTACATAAACCATCCCATAAGCGTTTATACCAACAACATGGCCATCCAGAGAGAAAACCCCGGAGGCAAAAGGCCCGCTGACCTCAGAGCACTTCCATTTCAGGCTTCCATCAGCATGAAAACTGAAAAATTCATCGAAATCAGCGATATAGAGATCACCATTGCGATCTATCAGCGGAGAGCTGCAAAAGGCACTGGCATCGAGCATATAGTTTCGCCACAGCTCATTTCCTTCCCAGTCAAAAGCATGCAGATTCCCATAGTTTTCTTCTTTCCCGGTGGTAAAATAGATATGTCCTTCCGGTCCAATCACTGG
It encodes:
- a CDS encoding 2-isopropylmalate synthase, coding for MDAKDQKEKIFILDTTLRDGEQATGNYLVPSEKLDAARQLSRLKVDILEVGSPASSPLDFESVRLISQEIEGPIICGLSRAVPEDIDRCGQALAAARKKRIHTGIGVSDIHIERKLNKSKDEVLKIAVEAVKHARQHTEDVAFYAEDATRADQEFLFTILQAVIEAGAATVNIPDTIGYAIPQAYGDLIASIRERVPNINQAVISVHCHNDLGLAVANSLAGLISGARQVECSINGIGPRAGNASLEEVVLGIMTRKDYFRFQLQIQTKELYRTSRTMAHIFGIMVPRNKPIVGSNALASNFGVHINGALRERLSYETINPEDIGFPQSRVILTARTGRHGLKHRLKELGYPPFSQERLEKVYGRFMEVADRKQMIYDEDLVSIMENEIPNMPEKYTLAFLQVINGTHAIPTATVKIKKQEDGAEETIVMESALGDGPVDAAYKAIDKAINFPVKLEDYSVHAVTSGAAAMAEVLVSISKDGKKVLGHGSSTDIIEASVRAYLNGINKLVDKAVEGK
- a CDS encoding 4'-phosphopantetheinyl transferase superfamily protein; this encodes MGIPALYPVILSVSYPDPDMLSGREKVDLLRKTARQALALSAQKSGVTLGPLSKDERGAPLPVNGIYWSLSHKSRCVAAVVSGERIGIDVEEFLPRRHKDLFASLATADEWRLSPDADWNLFFRYWTAKEAATKATGAGLRDLRVCKVAAIPDERHLTLHYEHRIWNIEHYWYQNHIISLVADDRPVVWTIA
- a CDS encoding SDR family oxidoreductase, with the protein product MSFLDLEGKKILVFGVANRKSVAFHVGQVLKEVGAEVLYAVKTREIQEIARKFLPAGSPIYVCNVEKEGDIERLANEIKRDHSTLAGLVHSIAFANYSAGAKPFHETIKEDFLQAVDISCYSLIHIARTFSSLLEREASVVTLSISTTRMAAESYGYMGPIKAALDSTICFLAKSFSSFSRIRFNAVGAGLLKTSASAGIPEYIDYYLFAEQLTLRKKALATREVANVVAFLLSSRSSGINAQTLVVDAGMSINYFDKSIVRKAIRNLS
- the fabZ gene encoding 3-hydroxyacyl-ACP dehydratase FabZ; protein product: MISEEIYQAIPHRHPFLFVDTICELSQDRIKTTKRVRPEDPFFQGHYPGNPIMPGVLICESIFQTGAILIAKKTGAAAGQGVPVLTRIQDAKFRSMIKPDDLMETEVEMVETLGSVYFLKGKVAVSGKTVVTARFSCTLVHDKGESE
- the fabG gene encoding 3-oxoacyl-ACP reductase FabG, translating into MFDFSGQIVVISGATRGIGKSIAESFLHSGARIVGIYHANQAAAGQFLDENRQFSPSIDLQSMDVADYGQVEKFYHYLEARYQSFQVLVNNAGIRKDAVLGMMKESDWKAVIEVNLSGAYHMCKFAVRNFMNQQYGRIINITSPSGKFGFAGQANYAASKAGLVALTRVLSKEVATRGITVNCVSPGFIDTEFIQDLSEERRRAYREEIPLKRFGTPREVAQAVLFLASKEASYITGATLEVTGGL
- a CDS encoding FAD-dependent oxidoreductase is translated as MNSLDRKKAEYDVIVIGGGLAGLTGAHRLARCGYSVLLLEQHGKLGGLATWFTRKGGHIFDVSLHGFPVGMIKTCRKYWSPEIARSIVQLKEIRFDNPQFSLTTTFDTGDFTRILKERFGISEEAVCGFFQAVQDMDFYDDQTMTARELFEKFFPGRDDVMRMLMEPITYANGSDLDDPAITYGIVFSNFMSKGVFTFQGGTDRLIRQMQAELESSGVDIGLKCLVEKILVTDRKVAAVKINNGQTIRCKAVLSNANLLSTIHDLVGDEYFSQGFVEQVRKVRVNNSSCQVYLGIRQGESIDYAGDLLFTSESPTFDPKELRSRHTTSRTFSFYYPSIRPGSDRFTIVASTNAHYDDWAALSCAEYQAAKKELIEVTIRCLEKYLPGVRDKIDHAEAATPMTFRRYALHVKGSSFGTKFEGLKVSMDLSRQISGLFHTGSVGIIMSGWLGAANYGVIAAHDVDKYMSSL
- a CDS encoding tetratricopeptide repeat protein — encoded protein: MSRNEYLLIKSKVNIIRELQRKRKYAEAEKEIQDALQEHPDNGLLLNCLAEVYVRQRNYQEAGLILDQRLRSNPRDFQALALTGELKASQGLYQESLPYFEQALGLKESSYLYSQFVRALNQAGQEEKALNVVNTALEAYPLDAYLLEEKGKILRKLKKFTEAAQVYEKVLKADPDDSFAYKEYIRIKTSGKKNEELIQELKAILKVPSRAGNPHLHTLLGDTYKAERKYEEAAVAYQQALKLSPDNNYVLGHLGFCYSKLQKYAEAQDALHAPFIHDPLNEYVRSAIISAYRHTGNISGLMAVLEEALQKHPKAYPLIGILKKLQKEYEAQGGENEERKD
- a CDS encoding nucleotidyltransferase domain-containing protein, yielding MRREKINAPSASPDPDILNEIVRRIVAAVHPVKVVLFGSASRGQMGPDSDLDFLVVMPDGVHRRQTAHTIYRSLSGVGVAKDIVVVTESDIRNYGNNASLVIYPALREGKELYRATG
- a CDS encoding HEPN domain-containing protein is translated as MPQDRPIPGSASDWLARAKGDMALARGPLPEGAFLEDLCFHAQQAAEKATKALYIHHGIVFRYTHDLDELFAGLKKRGIRIPDAVEDSILLTGYAWEARYPGVTEPVTEEEYRKAVRLAEEVIVWAEKELVGARGSSNTAGG
- a CDS encoding PQQ-binding-like beta-propeller repeat protein, whose translation is MKKKTVLILTMSVIIGWHHGPGFAGESINLLSGPEGNLSQGSSSWELPVQYAQTSWPAIHRDSRNSNYIPFTTTARLKPKWLALEGEYSAVITPPVIGPEGHIYFTTGKEENYGNLHAFDWEGNELWRNYMLDASAFCSSPLIDRNGDLYIADFDEFFSFHADGSLKWKCSEVSGPFASGVFSLDGHVVGINAYGMVYVLDPDDGHLAAPPLELPGQPPGEFYRIIAPRGLWEGMVNEDGPISVSDAFNGLMGYRFKITNTPVVNPSNGRIYILGTVKSPERPNTVQGRFYGIDFIPGQSNLPGKLRLAFETRVTAGSGASPVISADGSHIYVLDGAGTLHAFDKEGERIWRLHVGNMPASPTVGPDGKIYCVSGSTLSAIKDFGNLGAIAWKLDLAPAAEENLPVSPPDWIEEFSHRKVKPVIKCNSVVSASRNYLYLTLGAGYEFKRERGIMLFLPLKSLLVVVAPPGTEGNLRPAVSSIITLPDTNEGIISLDKSGAVFCSHASIATSSAYFSSLEMGFEFPKPTGGVTVLMPEGP